A DNA window from Mariprofundus aestuarium contains the following coding sequences:
- a CDS encoding sensor histidine kinase — MLKAEKERLRQLERAQLLADERKRFTRELHDGMGGHLVALKSILAGNPDKNSLCLELVNQAILDMRLLIDSVGDESDDVGLTMGMLRSRMEYQLKASALFVSWNMQTLPVGWSLQKGCSIHLVRILQEAITNIIRHADADWVEIRTTGFRDNGNRMVRIEVADNGQGMSPDVRQGRGIENMRQRCETLLGTFKLDYNPGGGTLLSLVLPCQKE, encoded by the coding sequence GTGTTGAAAGCGGAAAAGGAGCGTCTGCGGCAACTTGAACGAGCTCAGCTTCTGGCTGATGAGCGAAAGCGATTCACCCGCGAACTGCATGATGGGATGGGGGGGCATCTGGTTGCGCTTAAATCTATACTTGCTGGCAATCCGGACAAAAATTCACTCTGTCTCGAACTGGTGAATCAGGCGATACTGGATATGCGCCTGCTGATCGATTCGGTCGGTGATGAGAGTGATGATGTCGGTTTGACCATGGGAATGCTTCGTTCACGCATGGAGTATCAGTTAAAAGCCTCCGCACTATTTGTATCGTGGAATATGCAAACACTGCCTGTCGGCTGGTCATTGCAGAAAGGCTGTTCCATTCATCTTGTTCGCATCCTGCAGGAGGCGATTACCAATATTATCCGCCATGCTGACGCCGACTGGGTGGAGATAAGAACCACCGGTTTCAGGGACAATGGCAACCGCATGGTTCGCATTGAGGTTGCAGATAATGGCCAGGGAATGAGCCCTGATGTGCGTCAGGGCAGAGGTATTGAAAACATGAGGCAGCGTTGTGAGACGCTGTTGGGGACGTTCAAACTTGACTACAATCCGGGTGGTGGAACACTGCTCTCTCTTGTGCTTCCATGCCAAAAAGAGTGA
- the lon gene encoding endopeptidase La → MIADDIHDPEILDEIDSLDTDEVEATETTLVRTDEAFPDQLTLLPLSNRPLFPGLVVPLVYENEEMGNVVRELASSHQQYVGLVLVRDENEPYEPENLYGVGVVARIAKAVEIEGHGLHLVVECLSRFSIESFVSDEHPIRVKAVYREETSYEDNIELRAYTVAVINTIKELLKHNPLHEEELRLFASRFDVNEPNRLADFAASLTTASREDLQDILETYQIYDRLKKVVTLLNRELNVSKVQRKIRDKIDEHVSDQQRRFFLQEQLHEIQRELGMNEDPREKEVNDFREKAKKLKFSKEAGNAFEEELNKLALLETASPEYTVTRNYLEWLTCLPWGRTCRDRYNLKAASRALNKDHSGLDDVKDRILEFIAVGARKKQVGGSIILFVGPPGVGKTSIGKAIAEAVGRPFFRFSVGGMRDEAEIKGHRRTYIGAMPGKLVQALKRVEVANPVIMIDEVDKIGNDFRGDPSSALLEVLDPEQNSDFMDHYLDVRFDLSQILFLLTANQLDTVPRPLLDRAEIIHLAGYMPSEKVEIARKHLWPKQLREHGIKSSEMTLTKGVFKHLVEDYAREPGVRLLERLLKKILRKVARKVTEGDMEFPVRIGVADIAGYVGKPRFREQAIKQGVGLATGLAWTAMGGTTLTLEVTIAHHDRRGMKITGQLGKVMQESVEIAYSYVTANLKRFGAPEEFYDSAFIHLHVPEGAVPKDGPSAGVAIATALLSLALGRAPERIAMTGELTLTGDVLPIGGEREKLLAAKRLGISEVILPAANEVDVNELPESVREEMVIHYARHFKDVARVMFGIRMRPVSKKRWKPKSKADVDPETETE, encoded by the coding sequence ATGATAGCAGACGATATCCACGACCCCGAAATTCTAGATGAAATCGACAGCCTCGATACTGATGAGGTTGAAGCCACCGAGACAACGCTGGTCCGCACCGATGAGGCGTTTCCGGATCAGTTGACGCTATTACCACTCTCTAACCGCCCGCTTTTCCCGGGCCTGGTGGTGCCGCTGGTTTACGAGAATGAGGAGATGGGCAACGTGGTGCGTGAGCTGGCATCAAGCCACCAGCAGTATGTAGGACTCGTGCTGGTTCGGGATGAGAATGAGCCTTATGAACCGGAAAACCTCTATGGGGTCGGCGTGGTGGCTCGTATTGCCAAGGCCGTGGAGATTGAGGGGCATGGTCTGCACCTGGTGGTCGAGTGCCTGAGTCGATTCAGTATCGAGAGCTTTGTTTCCGATGAACATCCAATCCGGGTGAAGGCAGTCTACCGCGAAGAGACTTCCTATGAGGATAATATCGAGCTGCGCGCTTACACCGTTGCAGTGATCAATACGATCAAGGAGCTGCTTAAGCATAACCCGCTGCATGAGGAGGAGTTGCGCCTGTTCGCCTCCCGTTTTGATGTCAATGAGCCCAACCGGCTGGCCGATTTTGCTGCCAGCCTGACCACGGCCAGCCGTGAAGACCTGCAGGATATTCTTGAAACCTATCAGATTTACGACCGGCTGAAGAAGGTGGTGACGCTGCTCAACCGTGAGCTCAATGTCAGCAAGGTGCAACGTAAGATTCGTGATAAAATCGATGAGCACGTTTCCGACCAGCAACGGCGTTTTTTCCTGCAGGAGCAGCTGCATGAGATTCAGCGCGAACTGGGAATGAATGAGGATCCGCGCGAGAAGGAGGTCAATGATTTCAGGGAGAAGGCAAAAAAACTGAAGTTCAGCAAAGAGGCGGGCAATGCCTTTGAAGAGGAGCTGAACAAGTTGGCCCTGCTGGAGACTGCATCGCCTGAGTACACCGTCACCCGCAACTATCTGGAGTGGTTGACCTGCCTGCCGTGGGGGCGCACCTGCCGTGACCGCTATAACCTGAAGGCGGCGAGCCGGGCACTGAATAAGGATCACTCCGGTCTCGACGATGTGAAGGACCGTATCCTCGAGTTTATCGCTGTCGGTGCGCGTAAAAAACAGGTGGGCGGCTCGATCATCCTTTTTGTTGGACCTCCGGGCGTAGGCAAGACCTCGATCGGCAAGGCAATCGCCGAGGCAGTCGGCCGTCCCTTCTTCCGTTTCTCGGTGGGTGGTATGCGTGACGAGGCTGAGATCAAGGGGCATCGGCGCACCTACATCGGAGCCATGCCGGGCAAGCTTGTGCAGGCGCTGAAACGTGTCGAGGTGGCCAATCCGGTCATTATGATCGACGAGGTGGACAAGATCGGTAACGATTTCCGCGGTGATCCATCTTCAGCACTGCTTGAGGTGCTCGATCCGGAGCAAAACTCCGACTTCATGGATCACTACCTTGATGTGCGCTTTGATCTGTCGCAGATACTCTTTCTACTCACTGCCAACCAGCTCGATACGGTACCCAGACCGCTGCTTGATCGTGCAGAGATCATTCATCTGGCCGGTTATATGCCGAGCGAGAAAGTCGAGATCGCACGCAAACACCTCTGGCCCAAGCAGTTGCGTGAGCATGGTATCAAGTCCAGCGAGATGACCCTGACCAAAGGCGTGTTCAAACATCTAGTTGAGGATTATGCCCGTGAGCCGGGTGTGCGTCTTCTGGAGCGGTTGCTGAAGAAGATTCTGCGTAAGGTGGCGCGAAAGGTGACCGAAGGCGACATGGAGTTTCCGGTGCGAATCGGCGTTGCCGATATTGCCGGTTATGTTGGCAAGCCGCGCTTCCGTGAGCAGGCGATCAAACAGGGTGTCGGCCTCGCTACGGGTCTTGCCTGGACAGCGATGGGTGGCACTACCCTGACGCTGGAGGTGACCATCGCCCATCATGATCGCCGAGGTATGAAGATAACCGGTCAGCTGGGCAAGGTGATGCAGGAGTCGGTTGAGATTGCCTACTCCTATGTGACGGCCAACCTGAAACGTTTTGGTGCACCAGAAGAGTTCTATGACAGTGCCTTTATCCACCTGCATGTGCCGGAGGGTGCCGTGCCTAAAGACGGGCCATCAGCAGGTGTTGCGATAGCAACCGCACTGTTGTCGTTGGCCCTTGGAAGAGCGCCGGAACGGATTGCCATGACCGGCGAGTTGACGCTGACTGGAGATGTGCTGCCGATTGGTGGCGAGCGCGAAAAACTGCTGGCTGCCAAGCGACTGGGAATTTCAGAGGTGATTTTACCCGCTGCCAATGAGGTGGATGTGAATGAGCTTCCAGAGAGCGTGCGCGAAGAGATGGTTATTCACTATGCCCGCCACTTCAAGGATGTGGCACGGGTGATGTTCGGCATCCGCATGCGGCCGGTTAGTAAAAAGAGATGGAAGCCGAAATCTAAAGCTGACGTGGATCCTGAGACGGAGACAGAATAA
- the lspA gene encoding signal peptidase II has protein sequence MKRTRNQILLFTLLVAADQITKWWIQLPDFKPFVVIDGYFNIIRAYNPGVAFSMFSDLPDSLRIWLLLGVTIGIAVAVVFWWWQERRRAGITSWLLVLILAGAVGNIWDRMQLGYVVDFIDWYVRSGGQEYHWPAFNVADACIFISVALLLITSFRKH, from the coding sequence ATGAAGAGAACCCGAAACCAGATCCTGCTTTTTACCCTGCTAGTTGCCGCTGATCAGATCACCAAATGGTGGATCCAGCTGCCCGACTTTAAACCCTTTGTCGTTATCGACGGTTATTTCAACATCATTCGCGCCTACAATCCGGGCGTAGCCTTCTCAATGTTTTCTGATCTTCCTGACTCTCTGCGCATCTGGCTGCTGCTCGGTGTTACTATCGGCATTGCCGTGGCGGTTGTCTTCTGGTGGTGGCAGGAGCGCCGTCGCGCCGGCATCACCTCCTGGCTTCTGGTTCTGATTCTGGCAGGTGCAGTTGGTAACATCTGGGATCGCATGCAGCTGGGTTATGTTGTCGATTTTATTGACTGGTATGTGCGCAGCGGCGGCCAAGAGTATCACTGGCCTGCCTTCAACGTAGCAGATGCCTGCATCTTTATCTCTGTCGCCCTGCTTCTGATTACCAGTTTCAGGAAACACTGA
- a CDS encoding response regulator yields MDNIHPRVLIVEDDEYVRLHFERSIHKHNQLSLCGSVGCYRDALEHIKAAPDVMLVDLGLPDGNGADLIRHLKDSFPQSEAIVITVFADEFRVIEAIRAGATGYLLKDSMPDDIGDLIIEMLAGDAPISSSIARFILNALKPLQATVPESLENDLLSPRELEVLQLVSRGFKREEIAALMDLSAHTIVSHIRHIYQKLEVHSRNEAVFEACQLGLIKLNE; encoded by the coding sequence ATGGACAATATTCATCCAAGGGTTCTGATTGTTGAGGACGATGAATATGTGCGCCTTCATTTCGAGAGGTCCATTCATAAGCATAATCAACTGTCTCTATGTGGTTCGGTAGGATGTTACAGGGATGCGCTGGAGCATATTAAGGCAGCTCCTGATGTTATGCTGGTCGATCTCGGGCTTCCTGATGGGAACGGTGCTGACCTGATCAGGCACCTCAAGGATAGTTTTCCGCAAAGTGAGGCGATTGTCATCACTGTGTTTGCCGATGAATTCCGGGTTATCGAAGCGATCAGGGCAGGTGCAACCGGATACCTTCTCAAGGACTCCATGCCGGATGATATTGGCGACCTAATTATAGAGATGCTTGCCGGTGATGCGCCGATCAGTTCATCCATAGCGCGTTTCATATTAAACGCGCTAAAACCCCTGCAGGCGACGGTTCCAGAAAGCCTCGAAAATGATCTGTTAAGCCCCAGAGAACTGGAGGTGTTGCAGCTGGTTTCACGCGGATTCAAGCGGGAGGAAATCGCAGCACTCATGGATCTCAGCGCTCATACCATTGTTTCACATATTCGCCATATCTACCAGAAGCTGGAAGTGCATAGCCGCAATGAGGCGGTATTTGAAGCCTGCCAGTTGGGGCTGATTAAACTTAATGAGTAG